AAATTATACCCCTGCCCCAACAGGTTTTCCAGGTTCCCCACCCCCAAAGTTTTTCTACCTTTTTTAAGGTAGACCTGGCTGGAGCGGTAGTAGAAAGCGGCATGATTAACATCATTGCCTTAACAATGGTATTTGCCCTGTTTATGGCTGATTTTTTTGGCAGCCTGGGCACAGTTATGGGAGTAGGCCAAAAAGCGGGGCTTATAGACGGAAAGGGAAACTTTCCCGGGCTGAAGAAGGTATTGTTAATAGATTCCCTGGGGACCATAGGGGGAGGATTATTGGGAACGGGCCCGGTAACCACTCATGCAGAAAGTGCTTCCGGAGTTTCTGAAGGGGGAAGGACTGGAATAATGCCTACGGTTACCGGCATACTTTTTTTGGTTTCCATATTCTTTATGCCCTTGATAGCCACAGTGGGGGGAGGGGTGTTAACTTCCCCGGGAATCTACAGGTACCCGGTTACCGCTCCTGCTTTAATCATAACCGGGTTCTTGATGATGGAAGCTATATCTAAAATAGATTTTAAGGATTTGGAAATAGGCATACCGGCATTGCTGACTATCATAATTATGCCTTTTACCTCTAATATTTCTTATGGTATTGGTTTTGGGTTTATAAGTTATACTATAATAAAACTGTTTAAGGGTAAGTTCAGGCAATTGCATCCTTTGATGATAATAACCAGTGTCCTGTTTGCAGCGGCCTTTACAGCTGAAAAACTAGCCCAGGGATTAACAGGGTTTTAACCCAACGGGGGCCGGGTAACTGCCCCGCTTTTATTTAGATATGATAAAACTGATAATTTTTGACATAGGAAAAGTTATTTTAGACTTTGACCACCATATTACCTGCCGGCACCTGGCAGAAAAATGCCATTACCTGCCAACAGAAATTTATAATATGGTGTTTGAAGGCCGCCTGTTTTACCAGTATGAAAAGGGCCGCATTACTTCCC
The Actinomycetota bacterium DNA segment above includes these coding regions:
- a CDS encoding NCS2 family permease; this encodes MDYFKLKKRKGNIKTEIISGITTFMTMAYIIFVNPAILSQGGQTGIPFESVAIATCLGAGVMSIAMGLITNTPFALASSLGINSVVILTLILGLGLNFQQAMGIIIMEGILAVVLVLTRIRQMMVNAIPGGLKYAMGAGIGLFLAFMGAKQGGFITLTTDNGLAWGDFTAGHTWLAALGLILTLLLVAFKVKGGILLGIAGTAAMGVIFKIIPLPQQVFQVPHPQSFSTFFKVDLAGAVVESGMINIIALTMVFALFMADFFGSLGTVMGVGQKAGLIDGKGNFPGLKKVLLIDSLGTIGGGLLGTGPVTTHAESASGVSEGGRTGIMPTVTGILFLVSIFFMPLIATVGGGVLTSPGIYRYPVTAPALIITGFLMMEAISKIDFKDLEIGIPALLTIIIMPFTSNISYGIGFGFISYTIIKLFKGKFRQLHPLMIITSVLFAAAFTAEKLAQGLTGF